In Epinephelus lanceolatus isolate andai-2023 chromosome 7, ASM4190304v1, whole genome shotgun sequence, the genomic stretch taaagttgcataaaatTGAAGCACTCAcataaagtacaagtaccttcgAACTGTACTTGAATACAATACTTACGTAAACGTATATTTTACCTGCATGTAGTTGCATTACACTACACACAGTTCAGGACAAAAGCACGACACATCTCTCATAGCTGTGTTTCTGACCCCTCCAGTTCACCAGAAAAACCTGCTGCGGGAGTTCAAGCGTCTGGACAACTACCTGATCTCGCCCCTCCCCGAGGAGGTCGACCACAACTCCAGAGAAACCATCACCGTCTCCAAGAGGAAGTACCTGGACGGAGACCGCCTCACCTTAGCTGACTGCAACCTGCTTCCCAAACTGCACGTTATCAGGGTGAGACTTCAGCTGTGGTTTTATTCTGGGGTAATCTTTGGTATAGTGtcgagtgtttttgttttttgcttggATGTTTAGTGTCTGGAGACAGAGGTGCTCTGAGGTACTCGACATTTGACATAATTGAGTATTTCCATGTTATTCTACATAATACTCGTGTTTCACTGCATTGCAGAGGgaattgtactttttactactAGTTATTTAGCTGCTATAGTTACATGCTGTTTTTCATATTTAGATCTTtagattttacattaaaaaacatgataagcttataaaatacaatgcatcatttttttgtgatttaaatttttattgtgttttctttttataggatatacattttacatttaatgcAGCAATGCATAGATTTCAGTTATGTTGCTACCCATTGAAATAATATTATGAAAAccgagaaattaaaaaaaaataaataaaaaaaaatgacaaaacacgggcgggaaaaaaagagcagatAACAAAAATGTACTACAACTaataagaacaaaaataaataaataaattaattaattaattaaaaaaacaggttAGTGCTGAGTTGTGCAGAGTACATAATAAATTAGTTCGCAGCAATATCATGCAtgtatacattttaaaagtttaCACCATAGAATATACAATTCATTATTAATGAGCTCATAAATACAATGCATCATTAAAGACTAACCAACCTTTTTGGCTCGTGACTCCTTGGTTTGGGTCCCCCTGTTACATTGCAGATGTCTATGAGTTGTTAATAGCTCCACCACAGAGAGATTTCCCCTCTGAGCTTCTCAAatggtttcatttaaataacagtttaaggcccaaagagacaaaaattctgcaatatttcacaaaaagttcaaaagataaaaataaatgtttgtatcAGACCTTTGTTTTGTCTTCCCTCTCCCATTCATCCTCTCATGACCACTCAGGTTTATCTTGTGACTCTGTGGAGGGGACCGTCTCTTGGTTGGAAACCACTACACTAAACTAACAAACTTTAGATATTATAAAGTAGTTAAAAGTAGCCTGACCTCgaccagctacaacagtaaaatgctgcttacacacTGATGCATCACCATTAACAATGTACCAATGTAATTTATAGTAATTTATCAGTCATGGGGCCCAGTTTTCTGCATAgttaattattttatatttaatactTAAAGCacattttgctgatgatactTGCATACGTTTACTTCCAGGGGTATTTTTACagtttacttgagtatttcagTGCCGAACTACTTCATATGTTTACTCAACTATGTTTGAGAGAAATCTTGTATTTGTTTGAatccactacatttgtctgacagtcATAGTTACTTAACAGTTTAGGATTTTAAAAACCTATAATGACCATTAAAAGTAATGCATTCTGGTAAAGTACATAAAACAGTATAacacagagtatttctacatcatatttacttcagtaaatgatctgaatacttcttccatctCTGATTTTCATGTACCTGATGTGCTAATTTTGATCTTCCTTTCCATTTATTTCAGGTTGCTGCCAAAAAGTACTGTGACTTTGACATCCCTGCTGAGTTCACAGGCGTGTGGCGATACCTTCAAAACGCCTACGAGAGAGAAGAGTTCAAACAGACGTGTCCGGCCGACATTGAAATCGAGAAGGCTTACTTCACCGTGGCCAAccagaggaaataaaacctctgATCCTCTGTAACGAATGTCCTGTTTTCACTCATCATGCATGTGGAGCTGGTGATCTGTAGAGGGTGCTACAACCTACAAGAATAAACCAAGGCGATGAATCAGACACTATTCACCTTAAAAAACCTTCACCTGTTGTAGCTGTGAGATAGTAGGACACACtgaagcaaatgttttattggTTGTTTGTATTGACTGTTTATAGTTCCATACTCACTCAGACTGATGGTATATTTATGCCACGATGAAAAGGCCAAATGTGCAATTGACTGtagatgtttttgtttatagtgtaaataaatatttttccatgcTTTTTACGATCAAAACACCCTCATTAATAAACATATGATTGTGTAAGTgtgagcagcagctgcagaaacCTTCACAAACAGTTCATGTTATTGACTCACTGTCACactaataataaaacatatcaAGTTAATTTGTCATAATCCTGATtcttgtgtggtgtgtgtgtgtgtgtgtgtgtgtgtgtgtgtgttgactactACTGCTCCTTTATTTAGGTCTCAAACTGTAAATATTATAAACATCTATCAGTATCACAAGTATCACAACCAAGACCAGGTCACATAAAAGGCATTTCTGATAGTCAAGTTTATtttcagccacaaaaaaagacagttttacAGCTTCAAAAATATATCTTCTGTCAATCCAGTAAAGACCATGAATATTCTGTTTGATGGGAAACAAAAATGACGATGGAGAGTGGAGACGTTTCCAACCAGGCCAAATCACACCAGACGTCCTGCAGCTGCTGGGCTCTAGTTGGTGACACAGTATTTCCAGAAACATGCTGACAGGGTATCAGAGAGcagatattaaaacactttaagaCATTTGACACGCTACCTGAAATTCTTACAGTTATAACACTTAATATTTATTCTAACCAAATACCATGTATTGTCAAAATGTTTCTCCATATAACAATTTTACTACTGGTGCTTTTGTATATTACATATATTCTAATATTAAAGGGTTCTTCTTGTAAAGTCTTGTCTAATCCGGATCGAGGATCAAAGGAAAGAGTGTTATATGTAGTACATCCAGCTGGCCACCAACGTTGTTACACGTTAGTATTTGGTTAAATTTAAGTTGTGACAtcaggtgaccaaaattcaacgTAAGGACATCATCTAATGTCAACATCAATTTTTCGTAGAATACTGGCAACAGATGATGTTACTATTCTGTTGGTTCTAAGTTGTGTCGTTAAATAACCAACAACTTCCAAATGTTTAATGAGAATGTCATCATGACCTAGAATAATGTGAcgtatggagaacaaaacccaacGTCTGCTAGACATTATCATGTTAACGTCCACACAACATGAAGTTCTATCgttgttagacatttaaaatatcgaCAATTCAATTGTCATTCAACCAAAATTTAACGTGTGTCTGATgtatacaatataataatagaatataataacagacaggaggtctgcgtcaccacaacgtgtagttacatttctggggatgtacatgtcaggctacggcgtaggctctatgTCGATGCAGACTCTATGCCGTAGGTACAGCACTGATTCGACGCAGAAGTAAAAAATCCCGCTTAAGGGTCCAACATCTTTCTGACGTCATCACTAACTGGGCAGGTTGTAaagtccttttaaaaaatgttgatttttgggctttataaataaaataaatttcaccagacaacatgttgtcatattttttaattcagtattttttcCACTAAATAAACTTTACTACATTTGATATCACATTTATTACATCTGTGATGCGATTAAGGAAAACAAATGCAGACTTTTCTGAGCCTTTAAAATAAGGTGCTGTTTACATTCACATCAGTGAGGCTAGTAACAGTGCTTCTATATCTACTTTAGTACAATATAATGGTTTCAGTGTACTTCTACTTTAGTTGATACGCTGGTGCTGCATTAGCACAAGCCTTAGTTAAACATTCTTCTGATGAGATCAACGCATTAAATAACGTCAGCTCAAAGACCGTGTCAGGTTTTTTATATGATGTCAGCTCAGGATTAAACGCTCGGAGCTGTCGTCACAGACCGTGTATAAAGAGCAGGTGTGGCGTGTCCCTGATAGACTCacctcttttgtttgtttttggcaaGTTCTGCTCTGATCTGAGAAAACCCTGAGAGCGAAGCTTGTCAGCCGCTGCCAGCTTCAAGACAGCTTCTCTAAGGTCCTCAACCTAAAAACAAGAAGGAAACACGATAAAGATGGTGTGTTGTAGCTACACACTCATCTATGGTACACTACAGCCACATCTCTAAATGGATCATTGGTTTCTAGTGGATTTTAGGGCATTACTTTCAAATCCACAggcgtagatttcagggggaGGCAGGGGACACATTCCCCTCAATAAATAgatcatgtgcatttgtcccacACAATAAAAACTGACCTTTATTTGATGACATTAAAGACATGTCCACCTTTGACTGATGCAggaaaggcacaaattggtgcataaaattcatagactgtataatcaAATGTAGCCAACATGCTGTCATCCATTGATCTTTTGGAGCCTTGAGTTTGGTATTTtcgctgtcaccatcttggcttTTTGGAGCCATGAGTTActatatttggacaagaggatgGAGCTGTTGAGGAGCGAGGGGTGTTTCTGACTGAGACTGAGGACACTATTGGCAGGCAGCCTGTCTCTAAAAGCAGGCACGCCCCTAATAACGCGTAGCTTTACACCTTAATAAAATTTTAACAGAtgacttgtataaaaattctCCCACCATACAATTGTCACGAACAGGAAAATTAGCTATACAAAAGGAAACcgctttttgtaccaggctgtaaacatgtttatttccgcTGTAAAgtctggcattttaacatggaggtctatggggaccGCCTCACTTTTGGAGTCATTCGAGGAACTGCTTCTGgcaatgcaggaaattaaatcCTTAAATTTTCCTAGGGGAGGCCTACTAACCTCCTCTATTTCATATGTACCTCCCTCAATGCAGAAACAAAATCTACACCCCTGTTTAAAGCCCTCTGTGGTCTGATTCCTGCATTCATTTGTGAGCCTCTGTGCCTGAATGTACCTGATCTCAATCTCAGATCCTGCAATAAAACTATGTAACCCCCCCACCTCAAAAATATTAAGTTAACTGTCAGTGAGGAGTatagaaaccagaaaatattcacctttaaaaagctggaatcagagaattttgtctttttctaaaTTATTCAAACTGATGAACTGATTTTCAAATTAATTGATGATTCATTTCATAGTTGACAAGTACTTGATAAATCAATTAGTGGCTGCGGTTCTACTTACCGTGTTTGCTAACTTATCTTGTTGTGCTGAATCTTTAGCGCCTTAAAAAACACAGACGGAGAAAAATCAATATATTGACCATTTGTGATTGATTAATCTGCATgatatttgtattatttttaccTCTACTCCAGGACTCTCTCCCTCCATTGTGCTGCATCAGTAGAGGATACAGATCATTCACCTCTCTCTGCTCCCCTTCAGCAGCGTTGGGTCCATCCTCTACCTCTGACACtaatttttgaatgaaatctGTTGAGATAAAACAATCATCATCCTCTCATCATCAACCTCTCATTGTGAAGAACCCTGCAGTGTACGCAGAATAACTTATTTTAACTATAtcttgaaaaacaaaacctagAAAAGGATAAATATTTTATCAAAGTTAAGATAGAACTTAACTTACTTAAGGACATTAATGAATAATATGAACAGAGTTTGGTTGAGTCATCATTGAGGTGTGAGCACTAACAACTGAGCTCATGTCTCACACAAATGCAGTAAAACAGATGGGTGGAGTAAATTGTGTTGATCAAGTCAAAAGGTCAAATTTAAAACGCCAAACTCACCTTTTCCAGTAAAATTAAAGAAGTCAACATGAACAGAGTCTTACCTGCCTGTGGCTCCAGGTTGGTGTCAGAGTACAGAGGTAGAGCATGTGTCCGTCTTGCAGAACAAATCACAGCTACGAGGTAAaacagagctacagacagcatgGTGCCTCTATCTTTAGATGGACAGATCTGGACTATAACTCTGCCCAGCAAAGAACTTCACTTATATATCCTCCATGGCCATCCATCACAACCTGATCAATACATTATCATCACACCCAGTCTCCTCCTTAATGGTTTTGACACGATGGATCAGGCGTCATAGACACAATTTAGGGGACTCTGTCAAttgagctggagcctatctgtGCTTGTACAGAGAGGCCTAACAAATGTTTACTCTGTGGTAGTAATCAGTGTCTGTCCAGCAGAGCGGTGATGGTTTATGTCTGACACCATTTCTGTGTGATGGCCTGTTCAAACGTATCATTGCTCATGTCTCAGGTACACAGCTGGTGGAGCTATGTCACCACAGGTTTCTAcgtcattttgtgttgaatgacTAACATTTCTGAAGCGTTTAATCATGACTGTCTGATGATACAAACAGGTCAGCGGTTTAAACAAATAGTTGAATGCTTTGTTCTTGTGCATAATAATCCAGAATGGACAATGAACCTTCTCTAAACAATTTTTGCACAATTTTGTTTTCAACATGTTGATCATAGCACAGATGctgatttgtattttatttattttacactgCCACTCTCTCATATATAAGTTACATTTTACACATAAGCCAAAATAAATCCACAATTCTCACATAAAGCAAAATTCAAGTGAAAACAAAGATTCAGAAGTTCATTTGTCAACTACTCTTGAGTGCTCTCCTACCTTTTCTGCTTGATTTGTCTCTGATATTGGATATGTCTGTACTTCCTTAATACTCTGAATATTgtatattattaaacgcttttacgttttgtgttttgtgttgtcatCTTCCTCCTAATACAGGGGttggcaacctttactatcaaaagagccattttggcaaaaaaaaaaaaaaaaaaaagaatctgccTGGAGCCGAAAAACATATGTAGGCCTCATTATAAGGTAACACAGCCTTTTAAATTGAATTCAGCCaatcaacattactaatagaTCTATACGagcattcatcaatatgttttagcacaagGTGGCCATTCTGCAGTGggatatttttaaattatttggtacttttactttgcaGTGTTgccaatgaaagaaaaaaaatgttttcacgcACTATTATATTCTCTATTTTCCGCTGATACTTTtccctttttggatttggaatacATAGTTAGCCCAGCTAGGGAGACTCAAGACTACTGTAGCCAACACCAGTGGTGTTTTAAGAGAAAAAGGCGCCAGGCCACAGACGAATAACGCACACAAATCGgcatataggctacacatttttacagttgaagaatgtaagaatcactttaggcctacaacaataaatgaaaattaaaatgttgacaaaaacaTAACGGTTATTCATTTCCATACAATTTTCTGTCAAGGCCActagggagccactggagagggacTAAAGAGACATGTGGTTGTGGAACTGCAGGTTGCCTATGCTTACTGTATAGTATGGATTAAAAAGCCAAACCTGGTATGTATGGGTTAGGGGGAAGATGTTGGAGGGATGGGTAAAGggataaatggaaaaaaatgttaaaatgtgaaaattacATTGCTCCTGTACACATACTCCATTTTGCATTtgtcttaaattaaaaaaaaaaaaaaaaaaaatctgaaagaaCAGTTTGAAAATTAGGAGTGTCACTTTAAGAGGCTGAgttgctttgagctaaatgctaactcattttaaTTTAGCACAGGGGTCTTCAAAGTTTTCCAGACCAAAGACCCCTTGGCTAAAACAGAGATGGAGCAGAGACCCCctactttatatactgtttAAAAGTAGCACTTGAAATAATTCTTTGAATAATTTCTTGGGGTCTTCTCTTGCTTGTGCTTACCTGTAGCTGCTAATACAGCAGCAATTGTAGCATGGCTAGGTGTGGTAGCCTCACCCTCTCCTGTAGTTTCGCTTGTAGTTTCTGAGGTGGACCGTATGTCAGAGTCTCTTGTTCATAAAGCTATAAAACAATCCATAGTGGCTCACAAGAATATTTGTACATTTGGAATAATACTACTAACTGGccaaaatatattaataatacatGACTGTTAGCTTAATAGTTCACCTTGCTGTTATGGAAGGCTGACCCACAGTGATTTAGCAGCTAACTTGATGGCACAAGGATTCATGGGTAGCAGTTAGTCATTAatgctgtgtgtgctgtatttttttttttcagtgaacagGCCGATTTATCTTTGCTAATATATTTGATTCATttcacttttgaaaaaaaaaagaagtaagaCTTAAATTAACAAACAATAACTTTATGGGTcccctgcagtaactctgaggaaCCCCCAGCAAGCTAAAGtaagtgctaattagcactaatgTTACACAGGAACTACCATTAAGTCCATTAAGGAATGTCATTTTATCAATCACAGTTCCCTCGtttcaaagtcaatgggtttttggttagatgcctgagaTAAGGTCTGtgattaacacaagcttaaaagACTTCCACGTTTTGtcctacaacataaaatacatcagtaaataccccactcctGAACTCTGAAACTTCTATATGTCTTagaaaaggtggttgctaataAGTGGcaaaatgagactacagaatgtcatcttGCCACACCGCACCGAACACCAATGTCAtgcagtgtagtttgtttatagcctcaCAATAGCTTTTTACTTGTGGTgactgcatttaggcttcaataatCACCAAAGTGGTGTCCatattatcttgctgaacaaaaaatttaaatatcataCACATTTGTTTGCCACTTATTTTCGGCAATAGGCCTaagccaaaatccaatggaaaaaatcccataggctttttgacgaaGGAACCAGTGTGATGCTAAATTCTGCGTCAGCCTATGGAAAAACATCATCCGGCACTCTATTTAGTCAATTATTCGTCACAAAAATATTGTACAAATAAaagttttgacctgatgatTGAGCTGAATGAAAAGTTAAGGTTTACCAAGATTATTGTAAGATATCCATAAACATTTGCAATGAATTTCTTGGCCATCCATCtagatatttcattttattttctagaGCCATGCCACTTTCATGGctaaaagtgttttaaaaaagaaaatgtaaaccTACACATGTCACAAGTGCAAATGTGCAGGGCAGTGCAAATGCAGCTGAGAACAAGTTTCAGACAAGGCCAGAGATTTACAGAGGTCAAACTGTCCTAAGGAAAGATACTTAATTAATATCTTAATACAGATATGTCCAGATTTCCTCTTTACTCCATAATGAGCCAATTTGAGCTTGAAACATTGCATTTTTTCTAATATAATTAAGAAGAGATTTAAAGAGAACATGCAGATAGCTGTGTTGAGAGTCCTTTGGGAGTGTGAGATTAATTAATGCATCATTTTTTCATAAAGGCttaaaactcaacagtaattgtgtctaaaaatataaaagatcAAAACAAGATAAGAGTTTCTGGCTGCTGGAGGAGGCTTTGGGCCGCACGGCTTTTTGTCAAACTGAAAGGTCACTAATGCTCTTCAGATGAGTGTAGGTGTATCAGGTGATTTATAGGGCTGTCTTCACAAtgttgaaaacaacaacatttgatACATTTGGCTGCAGAGCAGTCAATGAGACGAAGTAAAGCACAGCTCAGTTTTAAGGTCAAGgaaaactgtcactgtcacataAACAAATTACTCATCTGGAAGAGGAAACAATAACTTACTATCACTCTTAAAATTACATACAGGATTTTTGTTGATGTGTTAATTGTGGTCATgagaaatgtaattttaatgtCATTGGTCATGCATTCAAAAATCccacttaagtaaaagtaatatCAGCACAATGTACAATGAACAAAGTATGAAAAGTCTCCTGCAGGACAGCGGCCCCTGTCAGTGACTAAcatgttattacattattaaatTATTGATAATGATGCAACAATGTTAACAGGCTACAGCAGTTCAGTAGTGTAGTTCATTGGTTTCAAAATccataataaaatataaaatcaagAGGAGACTGCAGTAACTAGGAAAGTATCCTCTTGTGTCATAAACATGTAAACCTTCAATAGTTTCATGGCTCCGTTTCTCAATGATCCGCCATGAAATGTTCAGTCAAATTTTGTTAAACCTAGGGGGGACATGAGGGCTACATTTatcaatttaattattaatattcagTTTGACATGTGGGTCATTTCCCTAAACATAGGTTCTTAAAATAGCTGCAAGTTTAAGCAGGAAGAGGTCAACTGATGTACTACcactatatttttatttttttcttaaattaaagAACCTGTTATATCTAagaaatataatgtaatataaaatcatttttaaaatgtgctaaATTCAGTAGATATTCTTTCCAAATGCATGAGCACACAGTATTTTCccaaaatgaaattaaagtagtaaattatttaaatatacTATCATAAgaaattaaatgatttttttgccattttttctcaaatgattaatcaataatgaaaatagagGAATATTAGTTTTATGTGGATTAATTTTCCAATTATTCAACTAGTTGTTTCAGCTGTAGTTAGAATTTATTTATAGtgtatttcagttcagttcatgccagttttaattaaattattataaaataaaataaataaataacataaaagtTTATTATGACACAGGTCAACACTTAATTTCTGATTTGATTTAAGGAAAACAGTGGTCCCATTTTTAAAACCACATAATTTAAATAATCAGAAAGAATATCTCAAAATCAGAGCCTGCTTATGAACAAATTACATAATCTTTGTCCAGGCAACAATTTTAGAAAAAATCGAAACTGATGGCAAACATTATGGAACCCAAAAgtgtttaataataataaaaaataaaataaaaagacattaaataaaCACATGAATATATAAAGCAAACcttaatgaataaattaaatgtcATGTAAGGAATAAAAGTGTTACAAGAAGAATGTCatcataaatattttttaaataaatatcctttgattgtatatatatatatatatatatatatatatataaatagatAATTCTACAATTTATTGGATCATTTTTTATCAACAATTTACTGAATATTATATTGTTACATTCATCtaaaattttatatatattatttattatttttaataccATGTTGGGGctcaacaaaacataaataaaacaagctgtGAACTTTATAGTGACGAGCTCTCCGCGGAGTCACGTGACCTCAGAGACCGGAAGTCTCTGTTGAGTGTTAAACTGTGAACATGCACCTACCTGACGCAAGTTGTTAATTAACTCTCCTCACCAAACAGGAAAGAGGGAGCTGAAAGACGAGCCAACACAGGAGCACCACCGAGCACGGCAGCATTTCCTTAGCGAGGTACAGTTAACActctatttgttttatttatgttgctAACAAGACCCCGAGTTAGCTTCACAGTGTTAACGTTACGAAGCTAGgaagctaacagttagctaacAGCTGGTACGACTTCTACAACTGACTGTTATAATGTTCACGAGTTTCCTAACGTCACTGCTGACTGGTCAGATCTGATCGTGTAAATGTCGACGATGAAAACAGATAAGCGGTTTAAACAGTGATGTGTCTGTAATGTTTCACTGTTAAATGTTACCAGTCGAGCTCAGACCTTAAAATATTGTTTACACGACACTAACAAGCTAACGCCATTTTATTAATGCCTTTAAATTACATTAGGGCTGCTACAGACAACATGATACTGATTAATCTGCCAATCAGTTTGGCTGCCAATCGATTAACTTGTCtgtgaaatgtcaaaaaacaggttgaaaaataaaagGTTTATTgacaagtaggttttcacttaCAAGGACTTTTCCTGGTGTTTGGTACATACTATAAACATATTAAGAGGAAGTAGGAAATGAAGACAAAGTACTGTAAAAGACAATAACATAAATGTAGGAGAAATACCAAATATTAAAAGGATactgtaaaaatataataaatatgtacAATAGAATAAAAGAGCAGAACAGTTTTGTGCAGGATGTGCAAACATATTGATCAGTGGATGTGTAAAAGTTCACAGTACAGAGATCATGTGCAATATACGGTAATGATACTCCGAGATGTGTGTTAATTAAATGTGTAGCAACAGATGTCTGTGGGGGGACAAGGGTCCCTTAAGTAATTTGACTGCATGCCTCACACAATGAAGTTGATACATCTGGttaaaaaaatagtttaat encodes the following:
- the urp1 gene encoding urotensin-related peptide 1 encodes the protein MLSVALFYLVAVICSARRTHALPLYSDTNLEPQADFIQKLVSEVEDGPNAAEGEQREVNDLYPLLMQHNGGRESWSRGAKDSAQQDKLANTVEDLREAVLKLAAADKLRSQGFLRSEQNLPKTNKRACFWKYCVTN